TATTACCTTTATAAAATCCTTAAAGGAATTTCTGGCTATCTTATGATAAAACAATCAGAGGAAGAGAGAGAACTATTAGATGTTGAGTTTTTTGTTCTAGGACAAGCTGTTAATTATCTAGAACATGCGCATACAATTGTGCGTAGGTTATCAGAGAATCATTTTAAATCAGAAAATCATAAGAACTTATTCATATTGATACGTGACATCTTAAGAGATAGGGATACGATTTCTATTTCTTTGATTTGGGAGGAGATTAAAAGAAGAAATTTAGATAAACGCATGGATGTTTCATATCTAATACATATGTCTCAAAATGCAGACATACCTATAGATCTAGACCACCATATTGATTTCTTACACGAAAAACATGTTAACAACCTTCTTAAAGAATTTTTAGACTCATCTTTTCAAGATTTCACAAGATATCCAAACAGACGTTCACCGTTCACGCTTATAGATCAATTTAAAGAGCGTTTGGACGACATCCATAAAAAAACTTCATACCCTAGACGAAAAAATATAGGGAAAACGGTTTATGACATTTTTGCATCAGGTGATGATGGGAAGAACAGCGTTATATCTCAGATACGGCATAGGTATGACTATAGGTCAAGACATCAAATAGATTATGTTGATGGATTGTCTACAGGATACTCATCTATAGACGAGAACAGCATTATATTATCAAAAGGAAACTTTGTTGTTGTCGCTGCAAGACCTGCCATGGGGAAAACAGCTTTTGCTATAGATATAGCCCTTAATCTTGTTCTAGAACAGGAAAAGGCTGTGGGTTTCATTTCATTAGAAATGAGCCCAAATCAGATTGTAGAACGGGTAGTATCAAATTTAAGCGAAATTTCATGCGAGCAATTAAAAAGAGGCAATTTCTCTAGGGATGTCTTATCTAAAATAGAAAACATCGGTATGAGACTGAAAGGAACTCATTTTTTTATATGCGACAATAAAAGTACGGATTTAAATACTTTAATTGATCAAGCGCGAGAGTTGAGAGAAAATCAGGGTATAGATGCTTTATTTATAGATTACTTACAACTAATAGGATCAAACAAAAAGGCTGAGAATCGACAGAATGAGATAGCTGAAATCTCGAGACAATTAAGAAAACTAGCAGGTGAGTTACAAATTC
The nucleotide sequence above comes from Chlamydia caviae GPIC. Encoded proteins:
- a CDS encoding replicative DNA helicase, translating into MIKQSEEERELLDVEFFVLGQAVNYLEHAHTIVRRLSENHFKSENHKNLFILIRDILRDRDTISISLIWEEIKRRNLDKRMDVSYLIHMSQNADIPIDLDHHIDFLHEKHVNNLLKEFLDSSFQDFTRYPNRRSPFTLIDQFKERLDDIHKKTSYPRRKNIGKTVYDIFASGDDGKNSVISQIRHRYDYRSRHQIDYVDGLSTGYSSIDENSIILSKGNFVVVAARPAMGKTAFAIDIALNLVLEQEKAVGFISLEMSPNQIVERVVSNLSEISCEQLKRGNFSRDVLSKIENIGMRLKGTHFFICDNKSTDLNTLIDQARELRENQGIDALFIDYLQLIGSNKKAENRQNEIAEISRQLRKLAGELQIPIVCLSQLSRKVEDRGDKRPMLSDLRDSGQIEQDADVILFLHRKDYYSQEATKGLSEIIIGKNRHGSVFSTNLRFNSSTGKFSVQKEAW